In one Mucilaginibacter ginsenosidivorax genomic region, the following are encoded:
- a CDS encoding OmpA family protein: protein MNYSTLKKSVALSFASLMVVGMANAQTDSTKTATTTTTEASTAKVFGGIGQYNTFSIGVSAGITDGLVPFTINTTNKFKADLGYGLYLRQQLSHTFSLQLDYLGGKVHGIDDAGTSKFGITEYKTNFNSVALSGVFNIASVSFLHRKNSVNFYGSAGLGLDLYKPKMYVTDAGATVNDPYGSGHTVKELYAPVGAGVKFRLSDALALNLGYTVSFVQGYNFAGKSTYPTFSHYSYTYGGLEYTFGPKSKQNLTWVNPVAQMYDELYDAALRQEVEALKGRVTNVETAVSDLKKDSDGDGVADQFDKCPGTAAGSVVDGSGCVIVFPKPDSSALAAKAPATAYSNIQFEFDSSVLRTSSYPVLDATSADLRASGAKIEVDGFASSEGTAAHNMSLSKDRANSVKTYLVNSGVDAKKVKIKGYGETKPIADNSTEEGRVLNRRVQFKK from the coding sequence ATGAACTATTCTACATTAAAGAAATCAGTCGCGTTGTCGTTTGCATCTTTGATGGTTGTAGGTATGGCTAATGCTCAAACCGATTCCACCAAAACAGCAACTACTACCACGACTGAAGCCTCTACTGCCAAGGTATTTGGTGGTATTGGCCAGTACAACACATTCAGTATTGGCGTTAGCGCCGGTATCACTGATGGACTTGTTCCGTTTACCATTAACACCACCAACAAATTTAAAGCTGATTTGGGTTATGGTTTGTATTTAAGGCAGCAGCTATCGCACACTTTTAGCTTGCAGTTAGATTATTTAGGTGGTAAAGTGCATGGCATTGATGATGCAGGTACAAGCAAATTTGGTATTACCGAATACAAAACCAATTTTAACTCTGTGGCTTTAAGCGGTGTGTTCAACATTGCAAGTGTTAGCTTTTTACATCGTAAAAACAGTGTTAACTTTTATGGTTCTGCAGGTTTGGGTTTAGATTTGTACAAACCTAAAATGTATGTTACGGATGCAGGTGCTACAGTGAATGATCCTTATGGAAGTGGTCACACTGTAAAAGAACTGTATGCTCCCGTTGGCGCGGGCGTAAAATTCAGGTTATCTGATGCGTTGGCCCTGAATTTAGGCTACACTGTAAGCTTTGTACAAGGTTACAATTTTGCTGGTAAAAGTACCTACCCAACATTCAGCCACTACTCTTATACCTATGGTGGTTTAGAGTACACTTTTGGCCCGAAATCAAAACAGAACTTAACATGGGTTAACCCGGTTGCACAAATGTATGATGAATTGTACGATGCAGCTTTACGCCAGGAAGTTGAAGCTTTGAAAGGCCGTGTAACCAATGTTGAAACTGCGGTTAGCGACCTGAAAAAAGATTCGGATGGTGATGGTGTTGCCGATCAGTTTGACAAATGCCCAGGTACTGCTGCAGGCAGCGTAGTTGACGGTTCTGGTTGCGTTATCGTATTCCCTAAACCAGATTCATCTGCACTAGCTGCTAAAGCTCCTGCAACTGCTTACTCAAACATCCAGTTTGAATTTGACAGCTCGGTATTACGTACTTCATCTTACCCGGTATTGGATGCCACATCGGCTGATCTGCGTGCTTCAGGTGCTAAAATCGAAGTTGATGGTTTTGCTTCATCTGAAGGTACAGCTGCGCACAACATGTCTTTATCAAAAGATCGTGCTAACTCTGTAAAAACTTACTTGGTTAACTCAGGTGTTGATGCTAAAAAAGTAAAAATCAAAGGCTATGGCGAAACTAAGCCAATTGCTGATAACTCAACAGAAGAGGGTCGTGTATTAAACCGTCGCGTTCAGTTTAAAAAGTAA
- the bshB1 gene encoding bacillithiol biosynthesis deacetylase BshB1, whose protein sequence is MKLDILVLSVHPDDAELGCSGTILKHIALGYKVGIVDLTRGELGTRGSAEIREQEAAAAAKILGLAVRDNLAIPDGFFENTREYQLKIIAAIRKYQPKIVITNAYHDRHPDHGRANELVEASAFLAGLRKIETFENGEAQQAWRPEMVLHFIQDNYIKPDILIDITEYWDKKVESIYAYGSQFYNPEWENEPQTYISTPEFINVVAARASEFGKSIGAKYAEGYTSRKILGVDNLFALK, encoded by the coding sequence ATGAAGTTAGATATTTTAGTTTTATCGGTACATCCTGATGATGCCGAACTTGGATGTTCAGGCACTATTTTAAAACACATTGCCCTGGGTTATAAGGTAGGTATTGTTGACCTTACCCGCGGTGAATTAGGTACCCGTGGATCGGCCGAGATTCGAGAACAGGAAGCCGCTGCCGCAGCCAAAATACTGGGGCTGGCTGTGAGAGATAACCTGGCTATCCCTGATGGTTTTTTCGAGAATACACGCGAGTATCAATTAAAGATAATTGCCGCTATTCGTAAATATCAGCCTAAAATTGTAATAACCAATGCTTACCATGACCGGCACCCAGATCATGGACGCGCTAATGAACTGGTGGAAGCATCTGCATTTTTAGCGGGCTTGCGTAAGATAGAGACATTTGAGAATGGAGAAGCGCAACAAGCATGGCGGCCAGAAATGGTGTTGCACTTTATTCAGGATAACTATATTAAACCGGATATTTTAATTGATATTACCGAATACTGGGATAAAAAGGTGGAGAGTATTTACGCTTATGGTTCACAGTTTTACAATCCCGAATGGGAAAACGAACCCCAAACTTACATATCTACGCCGGAGTTTATTAACGTAGTTGCAGCGCGGGCCAGTGAATTTGGTAAAAGCATTGGTGCTAAATATGCCGAAGGCTATACCAGCAGGAAAATTTTAGGCGTGGATAATTTATTTGCTTTAAAATAA
- a CDS encoding glutathione peroxidase, with translation MDNTSVYKFNVQKLNGDDISLSAYKNKVLLIVNTASQCGFTPQLKDLAELKNQFKDTDFEILAFPSNDFGGQEPLEGAAIAAFCENVGANYPVFDKIRVRGPFAHPLYQFFADKKANGKLKSVPRWNFHKFLIDRSGHLTDFYFPFTKPTSSKIRKKIERLLAATH, from the coding sequence ATGGACAACACAAGCGTCTACAAGTTTAACGTTCAAAAGTTAAACGGTGATGATATTAGCCTGTCGGCTTATAAAAATAAGGTACTCTTGATTGTTAATACCGCCTCTCAATGCGGCTTTACACCACAGCTTAAAGATCTGGCTGAATTAAAAAACCAGTTCAAGGATACTGATTTCGAGATATTGGCTTTCCCCTCAAATGATTTTGGCGGACAGGAGCCTTTGGAGGGTGCTGCTATAGCTGCTTTTTGCGAAAACGTTGGTGCCAACTACCCGGTATTTGATAAAATAAGGGTGCGCGGGCCTTTTGCACATCCATTATACCAGTTTTTTGCCGATAAGAAAGCAAACGGCAAACTTAAATCGGTGCCCAGATGGAATTTTCATAAGTTTTTGATTGATAGGAGCGGACACCTTACCGATTTTTATTTTCCGTTTACCAAGCCCACCTCGTCAAAAATCCGAAAAAAAATTGAGCGCCTTTTAGCGGCAACTCATTAA
- a CDS encoding SDR family oxidoreductase, whose amino-acid sequence MENNFSLAGKVIVVTGGTGILGSAFINGIVEAGGAVGILGRNAQVAEERANAINQNGGKAVALVADVLNEEELQAAKAKLLDTFGRLDGLVNGAGGNMPQGVLQPDEDIFKMNIAGMKTVMDLNTWGTIIPTQVFGEAIAQTGKGSIVNISSMNSKRAITKVLGYNIGKAAVDCYNQWFAVELANRYGDAIRMNALAPGFFLTEQNRNLLTKPEGGYTDRGQLVIKQTPFKRFGHPDELIGALVWLLSDASKFVTGSMICVDGGFSIFGGV is encoded by the coding sequence TTGGAAAATAATTTCTCTTTAGCCGGCAAAGTAATTGTAGTAACAGGCGGCACTGGCATTTTGGGTAGTGCCTTTATAAACGGTATTGTTGAAGCAGGCGGTGCCGTAGGCATTTTGGGCCGCAATGCCCAGGTAGCCGAAGAGCGTGCCAATGCCATCAATCAAAATGGCGGGAAAGCGGTAGCATTAGTTGCCGACGTTTTAAATGAAGAAGAGTTGCAGGCCGCTAAAGCTAAATTGTTGGATACATTTGGCAGGTTGGATGGCCTGGTAAATGGGGCAGGGGGTAACATGCCGCAAGGTGTTTTACAGCCCGATGAAGACATTTTTAAAATGAATATAGCCGGCATGAAAACCGTAATGGATTTAAATACCTGGGGTACCATTATCCCCACACAGGTATTTGGCGAGGCTATTGCGCAAACAGGTAAGGGCAGCATTGTTAATATCTCATCGATGAATTCAAAGCGGGCTATTACCAAAGTATTGGGCTACAATATAGGTAAGGCGGCTGTTGATTGTTATAACCAATGGTTTGCCGTTGAGTTAGCCAACCGTTACGGTGATGCCATCAGGATGAATGCCCTTGCGCCTGGGTTTTTCCTGACCGAGCAAAACCGGAACCTGCTGACCAAACCCGAAGGTGGCTACACCGACCGTGGACAGCTGGTGATAAAGCAAACACCTTTTAAACGTTTTGGCCACCCGGATGAGTTGATTGGTGCTTTGGTATGGCTGCTAAGCGATGCATCTAAATTTGTAACGGGATCTATGATTTGCGTAGATGGCGGTTTTTCTATTTTTGGCGGCGTGTAA
- a CDS encoding DUF4294 domain-containing protein, translated as MKFIGFLLMFCCLVGEVSAQTDKPAPMVLGKNDTIRVAVTDVDGQLIPWVVCPPIRIVDTRIFANDADRDNYRRLRYNVMKVLPYARFAGQRYAKLQRDLALTGDKKKQKELISTCEGEIKTLFDKEIKNLTISQGEVLIKLIDRETGQTSYTMVKELKGGFKAFMFQSVASIFGHNLKETYDPDEQRDIEAILTQAGYNSTSY; from the coding sequence ATGAAATTTATTGGTTTTCTGTTGATGTTTTGTTGCTTAGTGGGCGAGGTAAGTGCCCAGACAGATAAACCTGCACCTATGGTACTGGGCAAAAATGATACCATAAGAGTGGCCGTGACCGATGTTGACGGACAGTTGATACCCTGGGTGGTTTGCCCGCCGATAAGAATTGTAGATACCCGCATATTTGCCAACGATGCCGATAGGGATAATTACCGCCGGTTGCGTTATAACGTGATGAAGGTGTTGCCTTATGCCCGTTTTGCAGGCCAGCGATATGCAAAATTACAGCGCGACCTTGCCCTTACCGGTGATAAGAAAAAACAAAAAGAATTGATAAGCACCTGCGAAGGTGAAATAAAAACATTGTTTGATAAGGAAATTAAAAATCTGACAATTAGTCAGGGTGAAGTTTTGATTAAGCTGATTGACCGCGAAACCGGGCAAACCAGCTATACTATGGTTAAGGAACTTAAGGGTGGTTTTAAGGCGTTTATGTTTCAGTCTGTAGCCAGCATATTTGGTCATAACCTTAAAGAAACTTACGACCCCGACGAGCAGAGAGATATCGAGGCTATACTTACCCAGGCCGGATATAATTCCACTAGCTACTGA
- a CDS encoding LacI family DNA-binding transcriptional regulator, which yields MNFAVVTIKDIAKELGISTSAVSKALKDSYEISEKTKALVRECAKRLNYQPNHMARSLKKGSSKSLGIVVSTIDNHFFSQVINGIEFVAHANGYNVFITQTHESYELEKLNVSHLMYRAIDGLLISLSTETADVSHLKDLHEKGLPIVFFDRVSDEIDTHKVIADNFQGAFEATQSLIEAGYRKIAHITSSVNVSITAERLKGYRAALAQNKLEQNDGFIKYCLHGGKDLIEIENALNELLLSPNRPDAIFTASDRITTTTLMLLHKLGFKIPADIALLGFTNTQLADVLNPSLSTVYQPGFEIGKKATEMLISLIESRRPVTEFETVVLPTQVCIRDSSLPATNF from the coding sequence ATGAATTTCGCGGTTGTTACCATAAAGGATATTGCTAAAGAGCTGGGGATTTCCACGTCGGCGGTATCTAAAGCGCTCAAGGATAGTTATGAAATAAGCGAAAAAACCAAAGCACTGGTGCGCGAGTGTGCAAAAAGGCTCAACTACCAACCTAACCATATGGCCCGCAGCTTAAAAAAGGGCAGCAGTAAGTCTTTGGGTATAGTTGTATCAACTATTGATAATCACTTTTTTTCGCAGGTGATTAACGGCATCGAGTTTGTTGCCCATGCCAATGGCTATAATGTGTTTATTACCCAAACCCATGAATCGTACGAACTTGAAAAGTTAAACGTAAGTCATTTAATGTACCGGGCAATTGATGGCTTGCTCATATCCCTGTCAACAGAAACTGCTGATGTATCGCATCTAAAAGATCTTCACGAAAAAGGCCTGCCCATTGTTTTCTTTGACCGTGTGAGCGACGAAATTGATACGCACAAAGTGATTGCCGATAACTTTCAGGGTGCTTTTGAAGCAACACAATCATTAATTGAGGCCGGGTATCGCAAAATAGCTCATATAACAAGTTCGGTAAATGTATCCATCACGGCCGAGCGTTTAAAAGGATACCGGGCGGCACTTGCCCAAAACAAACTTGAGCAAAACGATGGGTTTATAAAATATTGCCTCCATGGCGGTAAAGACCTCATCGAGATTGAAAACGCGCTTAACGAGTTACTCCTTTCGCCCAATCGGCCCGACGCCATTTTTACCGCATCCGACAGGATAACTACCACAACCCTGATGTTGTTGCATAAGCTGGGTTTTAAAATACCTGCCGATATTGCCTTGCTTGGTTTTACCAATACTCAACTGGCCGATGTTTTAAACCCATCGTTAAGTACAGTTTATCAACCTGGGTTTGAAATAGGAAAAAAAGCAACCGAAATGCTTATCAGCTTGATTGAGAGCCGAAGGCCTGTAACCGAATTTGAAACCGTGGTATTACCCACCCAGGTTTGCATCCGCGATTCATCACTACCTGCCACTAACTTTTAA
- the kduI gene encoding 5-dehydro-4-deoxy-D-glucuronate isomerase — translation MIPLKVIQSVHPEDFKRYDTATIRSRFLIDNQVQPGTVNCIYTHYDRMIVGFAKPTDTQLLLPNYPNLRAEYFLERREIGIINVAGDGVVIADGITYNVQKLDCLYIGKGTKTVHFASKNGEEPAVFYLLSAPAHATYPTTLLTHADAVKVTLGSASTANHRTINKYIHLEGTKSCQLVMGLTILHEGSVWNTMPSHVHDRRMEAYFYFDVPEGQKIFHYMGEGNETRHITMNNYDAVVSPPWSIHSGSGTSSYSFIWGMAGENLDYTDMDPIAITDLR, via the coding sequence ATGATACCATTGAAAGTAATACAAAGTGTACATCCGGAGGATTTTAAGCGATATGATACTGCTACCATACGGTCGCGTTTTTTAATAGATAACCAGGTACAACCAGGTACAGTTAACTGTATCTATACCCATTATGATCGTATGATAGTTGGTTTTGCCAAGCCAACGGATACCCAGCTGCTGCTGCCAAATTATCCTAACCTGCGCGCAGAATATTTTTTAGAGCGCCGCGAAATTGGCATTATTAATGTAGCGGGTGATGGCGTTGTAATTGCCGATGGTATTACCTACAATGTACAAAAACTTGATTGCCTGTACATTGGCAAAGGCACTAAAACTGTGCATTTTGCAAGTAAAAACGGTGAAGAGCCGGCAGTTTTCTACTTGCTTTCGGCCCCGGCCCATGCAACCTACCCAACAACCTTGCTAACACACGCTGATGCGGTAAAAGTTACCCTTGGCTCGGCATCAACAGCAAATCATCGTACTATTAATAAATATATCCACCTGGAAGGCACCAAAAGCTGCCAGCTGGTTATGGGGCTTACCATTTTGCACGAAGGAAGCGTATGGAATACTATGCCATCGCACGTACATGACCGCCGGATGGAAGCCTATTTTTATTTTGATGTGCCCGAGGGGCAAAAAATATTCCATTACATGGGCGAAGGCAATGAAACCCGCCATATCACCATGAATAATTACGATGCGGTGGTATCGCCGCCATGGAGTATCCATTCGGGCAGCGGCACTTCAAGTTATAGTTTTATATGGGGCATGGCAGGCGAAAACCTGGACTATACCGATATGGACCCTATTGCTATTACAGACCTCAGGTAA
- a CDS encoding nuclear transport factor 2 family protein: MKIFNGIKILFFLIIMSVIAPGAADAQQNSHTKEVANAVERLRLTMISADSVALDKIAADSLSYGHSSGKVQNKKEFIHSFTTGASVFTAIDLTGQTITISGNTAIVRHILSAATNDAGKGPGTVKLGVLLVWVKNGKEWQLLARQAVKVP, from the coding sequence ATGAAGATATTTAACGGCATTAAAATCCTGTTTTTTTTGATAATTATGAGTGTTATTGCCCCGGGTGCTGCGGATGCCCAACAAAATTCGCATACAAAGGAGGTTGCCAATGCGGTTGAACGCTTGCGCCTTACGATGATAAGTGCCGATAGTGTAGCCCTGGATAAAATAGCGGCCGACAGCCTGAGTTATGGCCACTCCAGTGGTAAAGTGCAAAACAAAAAGGAGTTTATACACAGTTTTACCACCGGCGCATCGGTTTTTACAGCCATTGACCTTACAGGGCAAACAATTACCATATCGGGCAATACTGCTATTGTAAGGCACATACTATCGGCAGCCACCAACGATGCAGGGAAAGGCCCCGGCACGGTTAAGCTGGGTGTTTTATTGGTTTGGGTAAAAAATGGCAAAGAGTGGCAATTACTGGCCCGGCAGGCAGTTAAAGTGCCGTAA
- a CDS encoding 1-aminocyclopropane-1-carboxylate deaminase/D-cysteine desulfhydrase, whose product MNIDLEIFSPVHQITNPLFDAHEVKVFLKRDDLIHPMISGNKWRKLKYLLKSAQNQHKNYLVTFGGAYSNHLLATAAAAAKFGFKSTGIVRGEEVDNNTLFLCKLHGMQMLFTDRISYRDKPALFQKHFGNNEQSFFIDEGGSSAEGAQGCAELVNELTDSYDHIFCACGTGTTAAGIINGITSHQLTTKFNAIPVFKNGGFIRNEINRFLTAPADYDLHTDYHFGGYGKATDELIDFVKHFVAATGIVIEPVYTGKMMYALYDLIGKGHFKPGSKILAIHSGGIWGLLGMKDRF is encoded by the coding sequence ATGAATATTGATCTCGAAATTTTTAGTCCGGTACATCAAATTACAAATCCGTTGTTTGATGCACATGAGGTTAAAGTTTTTTTGAAACGGGACGATCTTATTCACCCCATGATATCGGGCAATAAATGGCGCAAGCTTAAGTACCTACTCAAATCGGCCCAAAACCAGCACAAGAATTACCTGGTAACATTTGGCGGGGCATACTCCAATCACTTATTGGCAACTGCTGCGGCTGCAGCTAAATTCGGCTTCAAATCTACCGGCATTGTACGCGGCGAAGAAGTTGACAACAACACGCTATTTTTATGCAAACTGCATGGTATGCAAATGTTATTTACCGATAGGATTAGCTACCGTGATAAACCTGCACTATTTCAAAAACATTTTGGCAATAATGAGCAGTCTTTTTTTATTGACGAAGGCGGCTCATCTGCAGAAGGCGCCCAAGGCTGCGCCGAACTGGTAAACGAACTTACCGACAGCTACGACCATATTTTTTGCGCCTGTGGCACCGGAACCACCGCTGCAGGCATTATTAACGGTATCACCAGCCACCAGCTTACAACAAAATTCAACGCAATACCCGTATTTAAAAACGGAGGTTTTATCAGGAATGAGATTAACCGGTTTTTAACTGCTCCTGCCGATTATGACCTGCATACCGACTACCATTTTGGTGGATATGGAAAGGCAACCGACGAACTTATTGATTTTGTAAAGCATTTTGTTGCCGCCACCGGCATTGTTATTGAGCCTGTATATACCGGCAAAATGATGTATGCTTTATACGACCTGATTGGCAAAGGACATTTTAAACCTGGCAGTAAAATACTGGCCATCCACAGCGGCGGCATTTGGGGGTTATTGGGCATGAAGGATAGGTTTTAG
- the lat gene encoding L-lysine 6-transaminase: protein MYNLLVSPQNVQASLQKHVLADGFDLTFDMEKSKGVYIYDSKNDRTLLDFFTCFASVPLGYNHPKMVNDEEFKKNLMLAALTNPSNSDIYTTQYAQFVETFSRVGIPDYLPHAFFIAGGSLAIENALKVAMDWKVQKNFARGYTKERGFKVIHFEHAFHGRSGYTLSLTNTVPNKTKWFAKFDWPRVSVPYMNFPYSDANHEDLLQREQLSVAQIRQAFEDNKDDVCAIIIEPVQSEGGDNHVRKEFLEKLRELADEYEAMLIYDEVQTGVGLTGKFWCHEHFGPKARPDILAFGKKMQVCGILCSNRVDEIENNVFHVSSRINSTWGGSLVDMVRSSKIMEVIAEDNLCQNAAEMGDYLQNQLSDIADRMPVISNVRGKGLLTAFDFPDKNKRDNFITTGLANNIMYLGCGEKSIRFRPALIIEKSHIDTGLEMLEKIAKTL from the coding sequence ATGTACAACCTACTTGTTTCACCCCAAAACGTTCAGGCTTCGCTGCAGAAGCACGTACTTGCCGATGGCTTCGATCTCACTTTTGACATGGAAAAAAGCAAGGGTGTATATATTTACGATTCGAAAAACGACCGTACATTGCTTGATTTTTTTACTTGTTTTGCTTCGGTACCTTTGGGTTATAATCACCCCAAAATGGTGAACGACGAAGAGTTTAAAAAAAACCTGATGTTGGCCGCCTTAACCAACCCATCCAACTCCGATATATATACTACTCAATACGCACAATTTGTTGAAACCTTTTCAAGAGTTGGCATTCCTGATTATCTACCACACGCCTTTTTTATAGCAGGCGGTTCGTTGGCCATAGAAAACGCACTAAAAGTTGCTATGGACTGGAAGGTACAAAAGAATTTTGCCAGGGGCTATACCAAAGAGCGCGGTTTTAAAGTGATACACTTTGAACATGCGTTTCACGGCCGCTCGGGTTATACACTGAGCCTTACCAATACAGTGCCCAATAAAACAAAATGGTTTGCCAAGTTTGACTGGCCAAGGGTATCGGTACCCTATATGAATTTCCCGTATAGTGACGCCAATCATGAGGATTTACTGCAACGCGAGCAATTGTCTGTAGCCCAGATCAGACAAGCTTTTGAAGATAATAAAGATGATGTTTGCGCTATTATTATTGAACCGGTACAATCAGAAGGCGGAGACAACCACGTACGTAAAGAATTTTTAGAAAAACTGCGCGAGCTTGCCGATGAGTACGAAGCAATGCTCATCTATGATGAAGTGCAAACCGGTGTTGGCCTTACGGGTAAATTTTGGTGCCACGAACATTTTGGCCCTAAAGCACGGCCAGACATTTTGGCCTTTGGTAAAAAAATGCAGGTTTGCGGTATATTATGCAGCAACCGGGTTGACGAAATTGAGAATAATGTATTTCATGTATCATCGCGAATTAACTCCACATGGGGAGGCAGCCTGGTTGATATGGTACGGTCATCAAAAATAATGGAAGTAATAGCCGAAGATAACCTTTGCCAAAATGCTGCCGAAATGGGCGACTATTTGCAAAACCAGCTCAGCGATATTGCGGATAGGATGCCTGTCATCAGCAATGTGCGCGGCAAGGGGCTGCTTACTGCCTTTGATTTTCCTGACAAAAACAAGCGCGATAATTTCATTACCACAGGGTTAGCTAATAATATCATGTATTTGGGCTGTGGTGAAAAAAGCATCCGTTTTAGGCCGGCACTTATTATTGAAAAAAGCCATATAGATACCGGGCTTGAAATGCTGGAAAAAATAGCTAAAACCCTATAG